From Orcinus orca chromosome 3, mOrcOrc1.1, whole genome shotgun sequence, a single genomic window includes:
- the GPX4 gene encoding phospholipid hydroperoxide glutathione peroxidase isoform X1, giving the protein MGRAAARSPGRRRQRRRLLAGRRRRAPRRRRARACCRRRARPRLPPTSKSPGQCASRDDWRSARSMHEFSAKDIDGHMVNLDKYRGYVCIITNVASQUGKTEVNYTQLVDLHARFAERGLRILAFPCNQFGKQEPGSNAEIKEFAAGHNVKFDMFSKICVNGDDAHPLWKWMKVQPNGRGMLGNAIKWNFTKFLIDKNGCVVKRYGPMEEPLVIEKDLPCYL; this is encoded by the exons ATGGGCCGCGCAGCCGCCCGCTCCCCGGGTCGTCGCAGGCAGCGGCGCCGGTTGCTGGCCGGGCGGCGGCGCCGAGCCCCCCGGAGGCGGAGGGCTCGAGCGTGCTGTCGCAGGAGGGCGCGCCCCCGGCTTCCACCGACTTCCAAGAGCCCTGGACAG TGCGCGTCCCGCGACGACTGGCGCAGTGCTCGCTCCATGCACGAATTCTCAGCTAAGGACATCGACGGGCACATGGTTAACCTGGACAAGTACCG GGGCTACGTGTGCATCATCACCAATGTGGCCTCGCAATGAGGCAAGACGGAGGTAAACTACACTCAGCTGGTCGACCTGCACGCCCGATTCGCTGAGCGTGGTTTACGGATCCTGGCCTTCCCTTGCAACCAGTTCGGGAAGCAG GAGCCAGGGAGTAACGCCGAGATCAAAGAGTTCGCTGCTGGCCATAACGTCAAATTCGACATGTTCAGCAAGATCTGTGTGAATggggatgatgcccacccactgTGGAAGTGGATGAAAGTCCAGCCCAATGGGAGGGGCATGCTGGGAAA TGCCATCAAATGGAACTTCACCAAG TTCCTCATTGACAAGAACGGCTGTGTGGTGAAGCGGTACGGTCCCATGGAAGAGCCCCTG GTGATAGAGAAGGACCTGCCGTGCTACCTCTAG
- the GPX4 gene encoding phospholipid hydroperoxide glutathione peroxidase isoform X3, which yields MGRAAARSPGRRRQRRRLLAGRRRRAPRRRRARACCRRRARPRLPPTSKSPGQVGPAAGERGCGSESPDAVRAGPPHPRAASPPCASRDDWRSARSMHEFSAKDIDGHMVNLDKYRGYVCIITNVASQUGKTEVNYTQLVDLHARFAERGLRILAFPCNQFGKQEPGSNAEIKEFAAGHNVKFDMFSKICVNGDDAHPLWKWMKVQPNGRGMLGNAIKWNFTKFLIDKNGCVVKRYGPMEEPLVIEKDLPCYL from the exons ATGGGCCGCGCAGCCGCCCGCTCCCCGGGTCGTCGCAGGCAGCGGCGCCGGTTGCTGGCCGGGCGGCGGCGCCGAGCCCCCCGGAGGCGGAGGGCTCGAGCGTGCTGTCGCAGGAGGGCGCGCCCCCGGCTTCCACCGACTTCCAAGAGCCCTGGACAGGTGGGGCCCGCGGCCGGGGAAAGAGGTTGCGGCAGCGAGTCCCCAGACGCGGTGCGCGCGGGGCCCCCACACCCGCGGGCGGCGTCCCCACCC TGCGCGTCCCGCGACGACTGGCGCAGTGCTCGCTCCATGCACGAATTCTCAGCTAAGGACATCGACGGGCACATGGTTAACCTGGACAAGTACCG GGGCTACGTGTGCATCATCACCAATGTGGCCTCGCAATGAGGCAAGACGGAGGTAAACTACACTCAGCTGGTCGACCTGCACGCCCGATTCGCTGAGCGTGGTTTACGGATCCTGGCCTTCCCTTGCAACCAGTTCGGGAAGCAG GAGCCAGGGAGTAACGCCGAGATCAAAGAGTTCGCTGCTGGCCATAACGTCAAATTCGACATGTTCAGCAAGATCTGTGTGAATggggatgatgcccacccactgTGGAAGTGGATGAAAGTCCAGCCCAATGGGAGGGGCATGCTGGGAAA TGCCATCAAATGGAACTTCACCAAG TTCCTCATTGACAAGAACGGCTGTGTGGTGAAGCGGTACGGTCCCATGGAAGAGCCCCTG GTGATAGAGAAGGACCTGCCGTGCTACCTCTAG
- the GPX4 gene encoding phospholipid hydroperoxide glutathione peroxidase isoform X2, translated as MSFNRLCRLLKPTLLCGALAVPGLASTMCASRDDWRSARSMHEFSAKDIDGHMVNLDKYRGYVCIITNVASQUGKTEVNYTQLVDLHARFAERGLRILAFPCNQFGKQEPGSNAEIKEFAAGHNVKFDMFSKICVNGDDAHPLWKWMKVQPNGRGMLGNAIKWNFTKFLIDKNGCVVKRYGPMEEPLVIEKDLPCYL; from the exons ATGAGTTTCAACCGCCTGTGTCGTCTGCTGAAGCCGACGCTTCTTTGCGGGGCCCTGGCCGTGCCCGGCCTGGCCAGCACTATG TGCGCGTCCCGCGACGACTGGCGCAGTGCTCGCTCCATGCACGAATTCTCAGCTAAGGACATCGACGGGCACATGGTTAACCTGGACAAGTACCG GGGCTACGTGTGCATCATCACCAATGTGGCCTCGCAATGAGGCAAGACGGAGGTAAACTACACTCAGCTGGTCGACCTGCACGCCCGATTCGCTGAGCGTGGTTTACGGATCCTGGCCTTCCCTTGCAACCAGTTCGGGAAGCAG GAGCCAGGGAGTAACGCCGAGATCAAAGAGTTCGCTGCTGGCCATAACGTCAAATTCGACATGTTCAGCAAGATCTGTGTGAATggggatgatgcccacccactgTGGAAGTGGATGAAAGTCCAGCCCAATGGGAGGGGCATGCTGGGAAA TGCCATCAAATGGAACTTCACCAAG TTCCTCATTGACAAGAACGGCTGTGTGGTGAAGCGGTACGGTCCCATGGAAGAGCCCCTG GTGATAGAGAAGGACCTGCCGTGCTACCTCTAG